A stretch of the Clostridium fungisolvens genome encodes the following:
- a CDS encoding sensor histidine kinase, with protein sequence MIKDSETVISSNADMLSNYIESMKNTDIKNFNNINLSPGIHYIIYDENRNIIFSNTVNSIQITDRRQNKKLRNKDSFEKLNGTLSTSRVVDVKGKNYYIFVTKDFEDIGDKIGYIAGILFTISILGIIVSLISGNFLTKKLLRPIKDITKTAKEITSKSLSKRIVTNGAKDEISDLADTFNLMIGRLETDFEKQRRFVSDASHELRTPLAVIHGHVNMLYRWGKNDAEQLDKSLITLKSETENMNRLIENLLYLAKGDNEVLSIKKEEFKIISLFKEIVEETQLSYSNVEITYNSNDQLKVYADYSKLKQVLRILIDNSIKFSKDSAKIMINVENKGREVSITLTDNGIGIPKESLTKIFDRFYRVDESRNKTTGGTGLGLSIAKQIIQYHEGRISAESKLGEGTKINIYLPQLIYR encoded by the coding sequence ATGATTAAGGATAGTGAAACAGTAATATCCTCAAATGCAGATATGCTTTCAAATTATATCGAAAGTATGAAAAATACAGATATTAAAAACTTTAATAATATTAATTTAAGTCCTGGAATACACTATATAATTTATGATGAAAATAGAAATATAATTTTTTCTAATACAGTAAACTCAATTCAAATTACTGACCGTCGCCAAAACAAAAAATTACGTAACAAAGATTCCTTTGAAAAATTAAATGGAACACTCTCCACAAGTAGGGTGGTTGATGTAAAAGGAAAGAATTATTATATATTTGTAACGAAAGACTTCGAAGACATAGGAGATAAGATTGGATATATAGCTGGAATTCTTTTTACTATAAGTATTTTAGGAATTATTGTATCCTTGATTTCTGGAAACTTTTTAACTAAAAAGTTACTAAGACCTATAAAGGATATTACGAAAACTGCAAAGGAAATAACTTCAAAGAGTCTTAGTAAAAGAATAGTTACAAATGGTGCAAAAGATGAGATTAGTGATTTAGCTGATACTTTTAATCTAATGATTGGAAGACTTGAGACAGATTTTGAAAAACAAAGAAGATTTGTATCAGATGCATCTCATGAACTTCGCACACCTTTGGCTGTTATACATGGACATGTAAATATGCTCTATAGATGGGGGAAGAATGATGCTGAGCAATTGGATAAATCACTTATAACTCTAAAATCAGAAACAGAAAATATGAATAGATTGATAGAAAACCTACTGTATCTTGCAAAAGGAGACAACGAAGTACTTTCTATTAAAAAGGAAGAGTTTAAAATTATTTCACTTTTCAAAGAAATTGTAGAGGAAACTCAGCTAAGTTACAGCAATGTAGAAATTACATATAACTCCAATGACCAATTAAAGGTTTATGCTGATTATAGCAAATTGAAACAAGTATTGAGAATCCTCATAGACAATAGTATAAAATTTAGTAAAGATTCAGCAAAAATAATGATAAATGTAGAAAATAAAGGCAGAGAGGTAAGTATTACATTAACAGATAACGGGATAGGAATACCTAAGGAGAGTTTAACTAAGATTTTTGACAGATTCTATAGAGTTGATGAATCGAGAAATAAAACTACAGGTGGAACTGGTCTTGGGCTTTCTATTGCAAAACAAATCATACAGTATCACGAAGGAAGAATTTCGGCTGAAAGTAAATTAGGTGAAGGAACCAAAATAAATATTTATTTACCACAGTTGATATATAGATAA
- a CDS encoding aldose epimerase family protein, with protein MSISKRVYGETKDGEIVYCYTLENSKGMKAEIISFGAILTSLLVPDSEGKFDDIVLGYDILEGYFENPAFLGSTIGRYANRIENASFELNGVRYNLTKSEEQNQLHGGFTGFHKVLWDVAHINDNESPSIELTYVSKDGEEGYPGNLKVKVTYTVTENNEIKIDYEAVSDKDTVINLTNHSYFNLSGHAFGTVLDHKVMINADRFTVIDSNSIPTGELREVKGTPMDFTKPFKLGERICDDYEQLIVAKGYDHNWCLNADGNLLEKSAEVRDDKTGRIMEVYTTMPGVQLYSGNYLDGSIVGKNKAVYNKRAALCLETQFYPNSMNVPSFPSPVFRAGQEYKHTTIYKFFAK; from the coding sequence ATGAGTATAAGTAAAAGGGTTTATGGTGAAACCAAAGATGGAGAAATAGTATATTGTTATACATTAGAAAATTCAAAAGGCATGAAAGCAGAGATAATAAGTTTTGGAGCTATTTTAACTTCACTTCTAGTTCCTGACAGTGAAGGGAAATTTGATGACATAGTACTTGGGTATGATATATTAGAAGGTTATTTTGAAAATCCTGCGTTTTTAGGATCTACCATTGGAAGATATGCAAATAGGATTGAAAATGCTTCTTTTGAGTTAAATGGAGTTAGATATAATTTAACTAAAAGTGAAGAACAAAATCAATTGCATGGAGGATTTACAGGATTTCATAAAGTTCTTTGGGATGTTGCTCATATAAACGATAACGAAAGCCCAAGCATCGAGTTAACATATGTTAGTAAAGATGGTGAAGAAGGATATCCAGGAAATTTAAAGGTGAAAGTAACATATACTGTTACAGAAAATAATGAGATAAAGATAGACTATGAAGCTGTGTCAGATAAAGATACTGTAATTAACTTAACGAATCATTCATATTTTAACCTATCTGGACATGCTTTTGGTACTGTTTTAGATCATAAGGTTATGATTAATGCTGATAGATTTACTGTAATAGATAGTAATTCAATTCCAACAGGTGAACTTAGAGAGGTAAAAGGAACTCCAATGGACTTTACTAAACCTTTTAAATTAGGTGAGAGAATATGTGATGACTATGAACAACTAATTGTGGCAAAAGGTTATGATCATAATTGGTGTCTTAACGCTGATGGCAATTTACTAGAAAAGTCAGCTGAGGTAAGAGATGATAAAACAGGACGTATCATGGAAGTTTACACTACAATGCCTGGAGTGCAGCTTTACTCTGGAAATTATTTAGATGGGTCTATAGTTGGAAAAAATAAGGCTGTATATAATAAGAGAGCTGCTTTGTGTCTTGAGACTCAATTTTATCCAAACTCTATGAATGTTCCAAGCTTTCCTTCACCAGTTTTCCGAGCTGGGCAGGAGTATAAACACACTACTATTTATAAGTTTTTTGCAAAATAG